A portion of the Oncorhynchus masou masou isolate Uvic2021 chromosome 11, UVic_Omas_1.1, whole genome shotgun sequence genome contains these proteins:
- the LOC135548170 gene encoding uncharacterized protein LOC135548170 isoform X3, which translates to MGLPVMLCVPVSCHMTGFTFITGKQGQIDKTNGQLAYIYNPLIQTDYWLTELIISIYKLQRMENGLISNKNYEVLLFPTGKSALPYGFTGRIRRIYIRLRHTSISLIFTPNAWLSGTGISTMLKFKRDHEIWSQCRQKHIFMPSVDVANLDQRLDYLNQMTTTTCYHQLYIQARLQAGWARLLRPTLQFFLIAASVYTGLSRVSDYKHHWSDVLVGLIQGVLMATLVVFFVSDFFKKKVEPQKEDIPHTTLQETPTNGNHYDSSPN; encoded by the exons ATGGGACTACCTGTCATGTTATGTGTTCCAGTTTCCTGCCATATGACTGGCTTCACATTCATCACAGGCAAACAAGGTCAAATAGATAAAACAAATGGTCAATTAGCCTATATTTATAATCCCCTTATCCAAACGGATTACTGGTTGACCGAGCTCATCATATCAATTTATAAATTACAGCGCATGGAGAATGGGCTTATTTCTAACAAAAACTATGAAGTCCTACTTTTCCCAACAGGCAAGTCAGCGCTACCTTATGGTTTCACGGGAAGAATACGACGTATCTATATACGCCTCCGCCACACCTCCATTTCTTTGATCTTCACCCCAAATGCGTGGCTTTCTGGTACTGGCATTTCCACCATgcttaagttcaag CGGGACCATGAAATCTGGTCACAATGCAGACAGAAACACATTTTTATGCCAAGTGTTGACGTGGCAAATCTTGATCAGAGATTGGATTATCTTAATCAGATGACAACAACCACGTGTTACCACCAG CTGTACATCCAGGCCAGGCTGCAGGCAGGGTGGGCCAGACTCCTGAGACCAACCCTACAGTTCTTCCTGATCGCGGCGTCTGTGTACACCGGACTGTCTCGTGTGTCTGACTACAAACACCACTGGAGCGACGTCCTGGTTGGCCTTATCCAGGGAGTGCTCATGGCCACACTGGTA GTCTTCTTCGTGTCAGACTTCTTCAAGAAGAAGGTTGAGCCTCAGAAGGAGGATATTCCCCACACCACCCTGCAGGAGACACCCACAAACGGAAACCACTACGACAGCAGCCCCAACTAA
- the LOC135548170 gene encoding phospholipid phosphatase 1-like isoform X2, whose amino-acid sequence MFETRGIPFILLDIACLILAGLPFAILTPLHNPFKRGFFCNDDSIKYPLKEDTISYQLLGGVMIPVTVLTMVFGECLSVYLKHIKSKSSFSNMYVARVYKAIGTFVFGAAMSQSLTDIAKYSIGRLRPHFLDVCKPDWKLINCTAGTYIEDFTCTGDARLANEGRLSFYSGHSSFSMYCMLFLALYIQARLQAGWARLLRPTLQFFLIAASVYTGLSRVSDYKHHWSDVLVGLIQGVLMATLVVFFVSDFFKKKVEPQKEDIPHTTLQETPTNGNHYDSSPN is encoded by the exons ATGTTCGAGACGAGAGGGATTCCTTTTATTCTGCTTGACATCGCCTGTCTAATTCTCG CTGGACTCCCGTTCGCAATACTCACACCGCTACACAATCCCTTCAAACGGGGATTTTTCTGTAACGATGATTCGATCAAGTACCCTCTAAAAGAAGACACCATATCCTATCAGTTGTTAGGTGGAGTTATGATACCAGTCACAGTACTCACT aTGGTCTTTGGAGAGTGCCTTTCGGTCTATCTCAAACACATCAAATCAAAGTCCTCTTTCAGCAACATGTATGTGGCCCGTGTTTACAAAGCCATCGGCACATTCGTGTTCGGGGCAGCCATGAGCCAATCGCTCACTGACATCGCCAAGTATTCCATTGGCCGGCTCCGACCCCACTTCCTGGACGTGTGCAAGCCTGACTGGAAGCTGATCAACTGCACGGCAGGCACCTACATAGAGGACTTTACCTGCACAGGGGACGCACGCTTGGCCAATGAGGGCAG gctGTCTTTCTACTCTGGCCATTCCTCCTTCTCCATGTACTGCATGCTGTTCCTGGCA CTGTACATCCAGGCCAGGCTGCAGGCAGGGTGGGCCAGACTCCTGAGACCAACCCTACAGTTCTTCCTGATCGCGGCGTCTGTGTACACCGGACTGTCTCGTGTGTCTGACTACAAACACCACTGGAGCGACGTCCTGGTTGGCCTTATCCAGGGAGTGCTCATGGCCACACTGGTA GTCTTCTTCGTGTCAGACTTCTTCAAGAAGAAGGTTGAGCCTCAGAAGGAGGATATTCCCCACACCACCCTGCAGGAGACACCCACAAACGGAAACCACTACGACAGCAGCCCCAACTAA
- the LOC135548170 gene encoding phospholipid phosphatase 1-like isoform X1: MFETRGIPFILLDIACLILAGLPLAALKLGQIKPYQRGFFCNDDSIRYPFHPSTVTSNVLYGVGFTLPICSMVFGECLSVYLKHIKSKSSFSNMYVARVYKAIGTFVFGAAMSQSLTDIAKYSIGRLRPHFLDVCKPDWKLINCTAGTYIEDFTCTGDARLANEGRLSFYSGHSSFSMYCMLFLALYIQARLQAGWARLLRPTLQFFLIAASVYTGLSRVSDYKHHWSDVLVGLIQGVLMATLVVFFVSDFFKKKVEPQKEDIPHTTLQETPTNGNHYDSSPN, encoded by the exons ATGTTCGAGACGAGAGGGATTCCTTTTATTCTGCTTGACATCGCCTGTCTAATTCTCG cGGGACTGCCCCTGGCAGCCCTTAAATTGGGCCAAATCAAGCCCTATCAGAGGGGCTTTTTCTGTAACGATGACAGCATCCGCTACCCCTTCCACCCCAGCACAGTCACCTCCAATGTGCTCTACGGTGTGGGCTTCACTTTGCCCATTTGCTCT aTGGTCTTTGGAGAGTGCCTTTCGGTCTATCTCAAACACATCAAATCAAAGTCCTCTTTCAGCAACATGTATGTGGCCCGTGTTTACAAAGCCATCGGCACATTCGTGTTCGGGGCAGCCATGAGCCAATCGCTCACTGACATCGCCAAGTATTCCATTGGCCGGCTCCGACCCCACTTCCTGGACGTGTGCAAGCCTGACTGGAAGCTGATCAACTGCACGGCAGGCACCTACATAGAGGACTTTACCTGCACAGGGGACGCACGCTTGGCCAATGAGGGCAG gctGTCTTTCTACTCTGGCCATTCCTCCTTCTCCATGTACTGCATGCTGTTCCTGGCA CTGTACATCCAGGCCAGGCTGCAGGCAGGGTGGGCCAGACTCCTGAGACCAACCCTACAGTTCTTCCTGATCGCGGCGTCTGTGTACACCGGACTGTCTCGTGTGTCTGACTACAAACACCACTGGAGCGACGTCCTGGTTGGCCTTATCCAGGGAGTGCTCATGGCCACACTGGTA GTCTTCTTCGTGTCAGACTTCTTCAAGAAGAAGGTTGAGCCTCAGAAGGAGGATATTCCCCACACCACCCTGCAGGAGACACCCACAAACGGAAACCACTACGACAGCAGCCCCAACTAA